The Pan paniscus chromosome 15, NHGRI_mPanPan1-v2.0_pri, whole genome shotgun sequence genome includes a window with the following:
- the CHGA gene encoding chromogranin-A isoform X2, which produces MRSAAVLALLLCAGQVTALPVNSPMNKGDTEVMKCIVEVISDTLSKPSPMPVSQECFETLRGDERILSILRHQNLLKELQDLALQGAKERAHQQKKHSGFEDELSEVLENQSSQAELKGRSEALAVDGAGKPGAEEAQDPEGKGEQEHSQQKEEEEEMAVVPQGLFRGGKSGELEQEQEEERLSKEWEDSKRWSKMDQLAKELTAEKRLEGQEEEEDNRDSSMKLSFRARAYGFRGPGPQLRRGWRPSSREDSLEAGLPLQVRGYPEEKKEEEGSANRRPEDQELESLSAIEAELEKVAHQLQALRRG; this is translated from the exons ATGCGCTCCGCCGCTGTCCTGGCGCTTCTGCTCTGCGCCGGGCAAG TCACTGCACTCCCTGTGAACAGCCCTATGAATAAAGGGGATACCGAG GTGATGAAATGCATCGTTGAGGTCATCTCCGACACACTTTCCAAGCCCAGCCCCATGCCTGTCAGCCAGGAATGTTTTGAGACACTCCGAGGAG ATGAACGGATCCTTTCCATTCTGAGACATCAGAATTTACTGAAGGAGCTCCAAGACCTCGCTCTCCAAG GCGCCAAGGAGAGGGCACATCAGCAGAAGAAACACAGCGGTTTTGAAGATGAACTCTCAGAGGTTCTTGAGAACCAGAGCAGCCAGGCCGAGCTGAAAG GTCGGTCGGAGGCTCTGGCTGTGGATGGAGCTGGGAAGCCTGGGGCTGAGGAGGCTCAGGACCCCGAAGGGAAGGGAGAACAGGAGCACTCCcagcagaaagaggaggaggaggagatggcagTGGTCCCGCAAGGCCTCTTCCGGGGTGGGAAGAGCGGAGAgctggagcaggagcaggaggaggagcggCTCTCCAAGGAGTGGGAGGACTCCAAACGCTGGAGCAAGATGGACCAGCTGGCCAAGGAGCTGACGGCTGAGAAGCGGctggaggggcaggaggaggaggaggacaaccGGGACAGTTCCATGAAGCTCTCCTTCCGGGCCCGGGCCTACGGCTTTAGGGGCCCTGGGCCGCAGCTGCGACGAGGCTGGAGGCCATCCTCCCGGGAGGACAGCCTTGAGGCGGGCCTGCCCCTCCAGGTCCGAGGCTACCccgaggagaagaaagaggaggagggcaGCGCAAACCGCAGACCAGAG GACCAGGAGCTGGAGAGCCTGTCGGCCATTGAGGCAGAGCTGGAGAAAGTGGCCCACCAGCTGCAGGCACTACGGCGGGGCTGA
- the CHGA gene encoding chromogranin-A isoform X1, translated as MRSAAVLALLLCAGQVTALPVNSPMNKGDTEVMKCIVEVISDTLSKPSPMPVSQECFETLRGDERILSILRHQNLLKELQDLALQGAKERAHQQKKHSGFEDELSEVLENQSSQAELKEAVEEPSSKDVMEKREDSKEAEKSGEATDGARPQALPEPMQESKAEGNNQAPGEEEEEEEEATNTHPPASLPSQKYPGPQAEGDSEGLSQGLVDREKGLSAEPGWQAKREEEEEEEEEAEAGEEAVPEEEGPTVVLNPHPSLGYKEIRKGESRSEALAVDGAGKPGAEEAQDPEGKGEQEHSQQKEEEEEMAVVPQGLFRGGKSGELEQEQEEERLSKEWEDSKRWSKMDQLAKELTAEKRLEGQEEEEDNRDSSMKLSFRARAYGFRGPGPQLRRGWRPSSREDSLEAGLPLQVRGYPEEKKEEEGSANRRPEDQELESLSAIEAELEKVAHQLQALRRG; from the exons ATGCGCTCCGCCGCTGTCCTGGCGCTTCTGCTCTGCGCCGGGCAAG TCACTGCACTCCCTGTGAACAGCCCTATGAATAAAGGGGATACCGAG GTGATGAAATGCATCGTTGAGGTCATCTCCGACACACTTTCCAAGCCCAGCCCCATGCCTGTCAGCCAGGAATGTTTTGAGACACTCCGAGGAG ATGAACGGATCCTTTCCATTCTGAGACATCAGAATTTACTGAAGGAGCTCCAAGACCTCGCTCTCCAAG GCGCCAAGGAGAGGGCACATCAGCAGAAGAAACACAGCGGTTTTGAAGATGAACTCTCAGAGGTTCTTGAGAACCAGAGCAGCCAGGCCGAGCTGAAAG AGGCGGTGGAAGAGCCATCATCCAAGGATGttatggagaaaagagaggaTTCCAAGGAGGCAGAGAAAAGTGGTGAAGCCACAGACGGAGCCAGGCCCCAGGCCCTCCCGGAGCCCATGCAGGAGTCCAAGGCTGAGGGGAACAATCAGGCCCccggggaggaagaggaggaggaggaggaggccaccAACACCCACCCTCCAGCCAGCCTCCCCAGCCAGAAATACCCAGGCCCACAGGCCGAGGGGGACAGTGAGGGCCTCTCTCAGGGTCTAGTGGACAGAGAGAAGGGCCTGAGTGCAGAGCCagggtggcaggcaaagagagaagaggaggaggaggaggaggaggaggctgaggctggagaggaggcTGTCCCCGAGGAAGAAGGCCCCACTGTAGTGCTGAACCCCCACCCGAGCCTTGGCTACAAGGAGATCCGGAAAGGCGAGA GTCGGTCGGAGGCTCTGGCTGTGGATGGAGCTGGGAAGCCTGGGGCTGAGGAGGCTCAGGACCCCGAAGGGAAGGGAGAACAGGAGCACTCCcagcagaaagaggaggaggaggagatggcagTGGTCCCGCAAGGCCTCTTCCGGGGTGGGAAGAGCGGAGAgctggagcaggagcaggaggaggagcggCTCTCCAAGGAGTGGGAGGACTCCAAACGCTGGAGCAAGATGGACCAGCTGGCCAAGGAGCTGACGGCTGAGAAGCGGctggaggggcaggaggaggaggaggacaaccGGGACAGTTCCATGAAGCTCTCCTTCCGGGCCCGGGCCTACGGCTTTAGGGGCCCTGGGCCGCAGCTGCGACGAGGCTGGAGGCCATCCTCCCGGGAGGACAGCCTTGAGGCGGGCCTGCCCCTCCAGGTCCGAGGCTACCccgaggagaagaaagaggaggagggcaGCGCAAACCGCAGACCAGAG GACCAGGAGCTGGAGAGCCTGTCGGCCATTGAGGCAGAGCTGGAGAAAGTGGCCCACCAGCTGCAGGCACTACGGCGGGGCTGA